The Lujinxingia litoralis region GGCTGTCGGCTGCAGCTCGGGGGCAGCGACCAGTGGGGCAACATTACCTCCGGCGTGGATCTGACGCGTCGTCGCACCGGGGAGTCGACCTTCGGGCTGACCTTCCCGCTGATCACGTCGGCCGATGGCAAGAAGATCGGCAAGAGCCTGGGAGGCGCGGTCTACCTCGACGGGGAGATGACCAGCAGCTACGCGTTTTACCAGTACTGGATCAACCAGGCCGATGCGGACTGCGGTCGTTTTCTGCGCCTGTTTACCTTCCTGCCCCGCGCCGAAATCGAGGCGCTGGAGCAGAAAGTCGCCGCCGGTGAGAACCGCGGGGAAGTTCAGCAGGTGCTGGCACGGGAGGTGACCTCGCTGATTCATGGACCGGAGGAGTGTGAGAAGGTCATCCGCGCCAGCCGCATGCTTTTTGGCGAGAAGATCGAGGGGCTCAACGACCGCGACCTGGGGTCGATTTTTGCCGAGGTGCCCTCCACCGACGTGGCGCGGGAGCGTCTGGAGGGCGGGGAGCTGGGGCTGCTCGATCTGCTGGTCAACACCGGCTTGCAGAAGTCCAAGGGCCAGGCCCGGCGGCTGCTGGAGCAGGGCGGGGTGTACATCAACAATGAGCGGGTGGAAGACCCGGGGCATGTCCTCTCGACGGGGGATCTGGCCAGCGAGTCGATGCTGGTGCTGCGCGCCGGTAAAA contains the following coding sequences:
- the tyrS gene encoding tyrosine--tRNA ligase; its protein translation is MNEQPRTFKSEVLQELAWRGFIYQLTHDELDEELSQGPMTLYCGFDPTASSLHVGNLVAIMGLAHFYRHGHRPMALVGGATGLIGDPSGRSTERNLMDEETLQGNVKCIGGQLNTVLQTARALHVDQAPEDGEAVELVNNADWLKEWSFIDFLRDVGRHFRVNQMLAKDSVRARLEEREQGISYTEFSYMLIQSYDFLHLFKTRGCRLQLGGSDQWGNITSGVDLTRRRTGESTFGLTFPLITSADGKKIGKSLGGAVYLDGEMTSSYAFYQYWINQADADCGRFLRLFTFLPRAEIEALEQKVAAGENRGEVQQVLAREVTSLIHGPEECEKVIRASRMLFGEKIEGLNDRDLGSIFAEVPSTDVARERLEGGELGLLDLLVNTGLQKSKGQARRLLEQGGVYINNERVEDPGHVLSTGDLASESMLVLRAGKKRYHVVRCV